A genomic region of Desulfurobacteriaceae bacterium contains the following coding sequences:
- a CDS encoding nucleotide sugar dehydrogenase, whose protein sequence is GSVIRAGVHKAPDIRTAEAAKVIENTQRDLNIALMNELALILHKMGVDTRDVLEAAGTKCNFLKCEPGLVGGHCIGVDPYYLTFKAQELGYHPEVILAGRRINDYMGKFVAESTVKQIIKEGKQILNSKVLILGFTFKENIRDVRNTKVIDIYRELESYGVRPYVYDPYAIPEEVKEEYGIDLLESPEEMAPYDAVVVAVKHEEFKKLTPEFFKKISVSKPIVMDVKGIYNREEFKEIILWRL, encoded by the coding sequence CGGTTCAGTAATTAGGGCAGGTGTTCATAAAGCCCCAGACATAAGAACCGCAGAAGCTGCAAAAGTTATAGAGAACACTCAAAGAGATCTGAACATAGCCCTTATGAATGAACTTGCCCTAATCTTGCACAAGATGGGGGTAGATACAAGAGACGTCCTTGAAGCTGCAGGGACCAAGTGCAATTTTTTAAAGTGCGAACCAGGACTTGTGGGTGGACACTGTATTGGAGTAGACCCATATTACCTGACCTTTAAAGCTCAGGAATTAGGATACCATCCAGAAGTTATCTTAGCTGGTAGAAGAATAAACGATTATATGGGCAAATTTGTTGCGGAAAGTACGGTTAAACAAATCATAAAAGAAGGAAAGCAAATCTTGAATTCCAAAGTTCTAATACTTGGCTTTACCTTTAAAGAAAATATAAGAGATGTTAGAAATACAAAGGTAATAGACATCTACAGGGAGCTAGAAAGTTATGGAGTAAGACCTTATGTTTACGATCCTTACGCTATTCCTGAAGAGGTGAAAGAAGAATATGGAATAGACCTTTTGGAATCTCCTGAAGAAATGGCTCCTTATGATGCCGTAGTAGTTGCTGTAAAACACGAAGAATTTAAAAAACTAACTCCCGAATTTTTCAAAAAGATTTCCGTTTCTAAACCGATTGTTATGGACGTAAAAGGAATTTACAATAGAGAAGAATTTAAAGAAATTATTCTTTGGCGTTTGTAG